A segment of the Ipomoea triloba cultivar NCNSP0323 chromosome 1, ASM357664v1 genome:
AGGAGATTAAGAAAATCAGCGGGtttaaaatcattttcaatAGCTGAAAGAATAACCTTCAGGGTGAGGTTCTTCCACCGAGAAATTCAGCATAGATTGTTGCATCTCTTTTCTGCTCACTCAAACAAGGAAAATTCGGGTTGCATGGGATGATAAGGAATTGAAGGAAACAACTAGACTTGGAAAGTAAATGTGAGAGTTACCTTCGCATGCTCAAGTTCTTCCAGAAGCAGAACTCTAGCTCCTTCACCCATGACAAACCCATCGCGGTCCTGTCAATAGCAATATCAGCAGATGATGCAAGCAATTCTAATCAAACCGTGAAGATGCAAATGACAGAAATGACATTACACTATCTCGAGGTAGAGAAGCTCTAGTAGGATCATTGTTTCTCTGAGAAAGTGACCTGCAAGCAATAAATCCACCCACTCCTGCAACAGACATTCAATATGTGACAACCACAAATAGCTAGCTAAATcaatgtatataattataaaagttataATACCAGTTGGTATAATTACTGAATCAGATCCACCACANATCATTTTCAATAGCTGAAAGAATAACCTTCAGGGTGAGGTTCTTCCACCGAGAAATTCAGCATAGATTGTTGCATCTCTTTTCTGCTCACTCAAACAAGGAAAATTCGGGTTGCATGGGATGATAAGGAATTGAAGGAAACAACTAGACTTGGAAAGTAAATGTGAGAGTTACCTTCGCATGCTCAAGTTCTTCCAGAAGCAGAACTCTAGCTCCTTCACCCATGACAAACCCATCGCGGTCCTGTCAATAGCAATATCAGCAGATGATGCAAGCAATTCTAATCAAACCGTGAAGATGCAAATGACAGAAATGACATTACACTATCTCGAGGTAGAGAAGCTCTAGTAGGATCATTGTTTCTCTGAGAAAGTGACCTGCAAGCAATAAATCCACCCACTCCTGCAACAGACATTCAATATGTGACAACCACAAATAGCTAGCTAAATcaatgtatataattataaaagttataATACCAGTTGGTATAATTACTGAATCAGATCCACCACACAGCATAATATCCTGAAATTCTTAAAGCATTAAACAATATAAAGTTCAATTCTTCAAGATATATTCATCATTTTAACcacattaaaattattagtaaaGTTCATGTTGTAGGAAGTAGAAGACGGAAGGGAAAGAGTAATAAAAAGACTAAGAAAATTTGGAGAAtggaaggaaaggaaaggaaaaaaattatatatatatatatataagggtgaAGAGAAtaatgtggaaaaaaaaaaaaaagaacacttGAAAAAAGTGactcaaaaaagaaaacaaaaagaaaactgaaaattagtaataataataataataaagaataatgataataataataataataatacagataataaagattataataatagtaaaattaataaagataataatgataataataataataaagataataatgataataataataataaagataatataacaataataaagataataatgataataataattaataaagataataaagataataacaataataaagataataataataataataaagataaaaataataataataataataataaagataataataataataataataataaagataataaagataataataataataataataataataaagataataataataataataataataataataataaagataataaagataataataataataataataataataaacaaaataagaGGCAAATAggcaataaaaattaattaaaataataaacagaAGAGGAGGCGAATAGAcaataaaaattagaataataatcaGAAGAATAGGCAATAAAAAGCGGGGAAGAAGTGAGTCACCAAGCAGCCTTGTAGACCTCTAAATCCTCAATTTTTCCATTTTAGTAGAACTTGTAGATGTCTTCTGCATACTCCACAACTGCCAACTCATTGTACACATCTTCCTGTTTTTAAGTCTGTGTTTTCTCTGAATCTCTTTGAATATGTGTTATTCTCCTAATCTCTCGTTTTATAAGCCATAAGTTAGTCCTTTAATAAAGACCTTCAAGCCCAAGCAAGTACCAAATTAATCAAAACCTTTTTCAGTCTGGAGTGCAATCCAACATGAGGAATCAGAAGCCAAGGATTCATTACATTTACATGCACAAGTAGTTTTTAGAGAAAACCATTACAGCATCAACAAGAAGAAAGCATGCAATTGTCTGAATGACATACACACATCTAAACCAGATCCTCCTTTGACTGGTTCTGGCCCATTCTTATGCCTAATTGTATGTCTTCTCCACTGGGCTTGCcatcaactccaaccatcttcCCGGAGCCATCAGGGAAGGATTTCTTGTCACAGTAAATGGCATACAATATCAACTGCACTGCTCCTAAGCCACGCCCAAAACCATTTGGTATCTGCAGTTCAAATTCCATCACAGTNAACACTTGAAAAAAGTGactcaaaaaagaaaacaaaaagaaaactgaaaattagtaataataataataataaagaataatgataataataataataataatacagataataaagattataataatagtaaaattaataaagataataatgataataataataataaagataataatgataataataataataaagataatataacaataataaagataataatgataataataattaataaagataataaagataataacaataataaagataataataataataataaagataaaaataataataataataataataaagataataataataataataataataaagataataaagataataataataataataataataataaagataataataataataataataataataataataaagataataaagataataataataataataataataataaacaaaataagaGGCAAATAggcaataaaaattaattaaaataataaacagaAGAGGAGGCGAATAGAcaataaaaattagaataataatcaGAAGAATAGGCAATAAAAAGCGGGGAAGAAGTGAGTCACCAAGCAGCCTTGTAGACCTCTAAATCCTCAATTTTTCCATTTTAGTAGAACTTGTAGATGTCTTCTGCATACTCCACAACTGCCAACTCATTGTACACATCTTCCTGTTTTTAAGTCTGTGTTTTCTCTGAATCTCTTTGAATATGTGTTATTCTCCTAATCTCTCGTTTTATAAGCCATAAGTTAGTCCTTTAATAAAGACCTTCAAGCCCAAGCAAGTACCAAATTAATCAAAACCTTTTTCAGTCTGGAGTGCAATCCAACATGAGGAATCAGAAGCCAAGGATTCATTACATTTACATGCACAAGTAGTTTTTAGAGAAAACCATTACAGCATCAACAAGAAGAAAGCATGCAATTGTCTGAATGACATACACACATCTAAACCAGATCCTCCTTTGACTGGTTCTGGCCCATTCTTATGCCTAATTGTATGTCTTCTCCACTGGGCTTGCcatcaactccaaccatcttcCCGGAGCCATCAGGGAAGGATTTCTTGTCACAGTAAATGGCATACAATATCAACTGCACTGCTCCTAAGCCACGCCCAAAACCATTTGGTATCTGCAGTTCAAATTCCATCACAGTAAGAGCTGTTTCGTTTCTGATGTCTTCttcattataaatatattttcaatggAAGTACTTACAGCAACAAAGGGGTCCTTTCCCAGCAATCCAAAGATGAACCATGAAGTGCCACACAAGAACACAAACAGAGACAAGAAGAATGGCATGAACTCCACACTCTTTGTTTTAATCACTAGCCTCTACACATAACAGAAGATACAGTGAATTTATGAGGTGTGCAAAATAAAGTAAACAGGGAACAAGTGACAAGAGCTTACTATGATTGACAGAGGCGAGCCATACATAATAATGGAGAGGATTGTTGCCGCAATGCCACGAGCAGCCTATGCAAAAACAATAAAAGTCCAAAGAAAactccaattattcaatcaacaGAAACAAAAGACTTTGAAAactccaattattcaatcaacaGAAACAAAAGACTTCCATTCATTCAGAGAGATGAGATCAACAGAGAATGAGTCTCAATCAACCTTGCTTCGAGCAGTGAGAGTTGCAGTATAAGTCTTTCTAGATGAATCTTCAGCTGCTGCCTTTCTGCGGAGGCTGTTCTTTTCCTTCACCTTAGCATTCTTCTGAGGAGGAGGCTTTCTAGGCACCTCCATTTGCAGCAGCAACTCCATCCACATTCACAGACCAATACGTTTCTGCAGCAAATCAAGAGATTAAGGCAAGGGACAAGTTGTTTAGAACTTCAGATTTACAGCAACAAAGCATGATGATGGGATGGGGTGTGGGTGCATggcataaataattaataatgggTCCTAAGCATCATTTAACACTATTGAATAGGGAAATTATAGCCGCCAACCCAGTTCTTGTCAGCTGCTGCAGCTTGTGCATTAGCCAGTAGTTGTGCCCCCTTGTGACTTGTGAGGGGGCCTGACCCCTGAGGAAGCTGCTGCTTGCCTTCGGCCCCTTGAAGGGTGACCATATTGCAAATATCCCCAAGTACCCGGCGGCTCCTTCCCTCTGCCGCCATGTTCTTTTACTTTATTCCCCCAGCAACGACTCCCTCAACTGCAAATCTGCAATTCATTTACGTTAGGCAAGAAAACacccaaaaattaatatttctgATCTACAAAGACAAATGTCTCTTATAAAATTTCATCTTACCATCAAATAAATTGAAAGACCCTTTTTCAAACATCAAATCAGAAAAACTTgcaaaaatcaaaagaaatacATTCCATTACTGAAAACACCCAAAAAATCTGACTTTTTAACAAAAGAATATTTACAGTTCTGATCTATAAATTACAGCCCTCGATTAGATGAAACGAGTCCAAAAAtcggaaaatcaagaaaatcaagaaGCCATTTGATCGAGCGAGATTAAAGAATCATATCAGTAATAAAATCTTGGAAATCATATATATGATTACCTCCTCTATTTTGATGTTGAACCACTGGTCTTGAAGCCATTCTTTCAAATATGCATCGAAGTCTTTCCTCTTCCAACTCTCTCTGATCTTTCTCTATATCTAGAAACAAATTGAGCCAACTCTCTCTGATCTTTCTCTATATCTAGAAACAAATTGAGATGGAGCCCTCTTTAAAGCTGTGGAATTGAAGATAAGAAGTGAGGGAGGTTTGGGGGGTGAGAGAGGCAGTGATATAATATGAGGGTTTTGGAGAGACAGCGGACTGGCCGGgagatatatataaagagagatACAAGCGCCGACTCTCAAcggataaattaattttaaaattcatcctacctaatttttaaaaggtaaaaaaaatgtgtttaaagctaacttttttaaaaattattcctAACTAAAGAGagcctctcttttttttttgtttgtttaaagctaatttttatttttatttttaatttctttcagaTTGTTAAAGTTAATTAAGCAAGTCAAACTTTGGTTGATAATCTATTTTTCAAACACCCCATCATCATCACTTCATTTTTTCTTcatgaaaaacaaaaaggaaaaaaattggtaATGATGTTGCTTTGGTAATGataagaaaaattgaataacttgagatttttagtatttaCAATTTTTCTGGTAAATTATGCATTAACTTAGTCAAAAACCGTATATCCTAACAGCATATGAAAATTCGATTGTATATATCCATCaccaaacatcattttctttgTCTTCTTAAAAATTAGAGTAATAAAATAGAGATTAAATGCGATAATAAGTTTCAAGTAAAAGATTTAATGTTTTGTCATTCATTTTAACGCCAATGCTAAGAGAGGATCAATATGtcttaaattttaatagttgaAGAATCAATCtaagtgcaattaaaagtcatatAACCAATTCCAAAAAGGTTGGATGACCATTTTGAAAAAAGATCATAGTGGGATgactattttgaaaattaaggcttatattaaatttaatgtaataatagatatacggagtatttaattaaaGATTAATGACGTGTCACCACAGTGCTAGGTACTCCGTATTTGGATTgaatcaaatattaatactaTCCCTAGAGTCATTCTGCGGTCTCACTCCAAACCTTTCAGTCTGTAGTGTGAAGTGTGTCGGCGATACGGTGGAGATGGAGACGAAGCCATCAGAAATCAGCAGCTCGAAGATGTTTGGAGGGTTCAACAAGAGATACAAACACTACAGCCCAACTCTTGGCTGCTCCATGACATTCCACATCTATTTCCCCCCTTCTCCTTCACCTTCCCACAAATTCCCTGTAAGTCGTCTTCcgttttcttttatttcaatTCCTCGCTAATTCACGGGATTCATCAAGTTTcagtttttatttcattttcaacatcTTTTTTTCTGTGAGTGCCGTGATTAAAGAATTGAATTTTACTTTATTCGGTTAAGCCATTCTACTTGCACTGGATTgtgtattatactattattgcTTGGTTTATTGAATTCAGATATAATTTAGCATTTAAAAGATTCCGATTGGTCCATGAAATAGGTCTGCGATGATGTACTCAgtaaattttcttaatttttcatCAGTTATCACGTGTCAGTGATCTGTCTGTAAAGCTCTGCTGGAAGCTTATGCTTAATTTGCTTGTTGAGTTATTGTCCATAATGAACCAACAATTCAATCTGAATTTTGGATTGGGGGAAAGCGATTTGTTTCTTGAGTTACCCAATACTTAACTGTACCTTGAACAATGCTTTTAGGTACTCTACTGGCTCTCCGGCCTAACATGCACAGATGAGAACTTCATTGCTAAATCTGGTGCCCAACGTGTTGCTTCAAGTGAGGGTGTTGCACTGATTGCACCAGATACATCTCCAAGTGAGTCGTTTTCTGAATGCGGCATTGTTTAATTTCTGTTTTCAGACTTATTTAACTGCTTTACTTTGaccattcattttttaaaatgctTCTCAATAAATTGGATATTTGAACTGCAACTTGTGTTTTGGTAAGCCTAGAGAGGAGGCGATGTCATTTCAgaatccattattattattatgctttacAAATTACATAAGTGATATATGATTCATGTATAGCAGTATAGGCATATTCAACTATAAGGGATTTTCTTGAGCTCTTTTTGGATCTAAAAGCTGTAGTCTTTACTACTTATTTCCTGGTTTTGCTACAGGAGGACTGAATGTTGAAGGAGAGTCTGATAGCTGGGATTTTGGTGTTGGTAAGCAAAAGTTGTGTTCTTCAATGTCAATTAAGTAGTGCGTAAATGAGAAACGCATTGTGTTCGACCTATTAGGTCTTGccaaaaagtaaataaattgaagtagGCACCTCACTCACTCACTTTTTGCGATCTACACTAATAGTATCAACGTGTGTTTAAACATGTCATCTCAAGATCATACATTCAAATGTGAATTTGAATGCAAGCTTCATTAACCCCTGTGATCAggtattttttattaatgaatttAATGGAGTAGGTGCTGGATTTTATCTGAATGCAACCCAAGAGAAGTGGAAGAACTGGCGTATGTATGACTATGTTGTTAAGGAGTTGCCAGGACTTCTTTCTGAACACTTTCCACAGCTTGATACATCAAGGGCATCCATCTTTGGTCACTCAATGGGTGGGCATGGAGCACTAACAATCTACCTCAAAAACTTGGACAAGTACAAGGTAAGTTAATTTCATGTTCTTGAACAAAAGATATGGCTACTCATTTGCTTTCCAACAAAACCTGTTATAGCTACGTGCTAATCACAGTTTTGAAACATCTTCACTGCATTTACATGGTGTGTGTGATCAGAATTACACGAGGAAGGGAATGACTCAAGTCCCCATGAAAATTGTGCATAGTTTTTCATGGTTAAGATGCCCCAAATGGTTAACCAACATTATCTGTTCTAAGAAAGAGATTTAGACACTTTTGGATTCCTTTTATTGATACATTACTGTTGTTTATTTCCAGTCAGTGTCAGCATTTTCTCCAATTGTGAATCCTGTGAACTGTCCTTGGGGCCAGAAGGCTTTCACAAACTACTTGGGTGAAAATAAAGCTGATTGGGAGGTATGATCTTGCGAGACCCCATTAACTAGTTATTTTTAACATGCTTGTAGGAGTATTGAACTGATATCACTATTTTACATGTGCAGCAATACGATGCTACCTGCCTTGTATCAAGTGGTGCCAATCTCTCTGCATCCATTTTAATTGATCAGGTAAAATGCTCAATATGTAGTTCATGATTGCTATTATAGCTAATCCTTACTTTGAGGTGAAACTAGAATTGGTACCTCTTTACGTATATACTGTAATTGAGGTGTAGCTCTTGTTCTGTCTAGATGCACATGCTTGTAATTGAGGTTTCATATCATTGCATATACGGATATACAAACACATGTTCTTTCTGCTGGCTTCTTATAACCTACTTAAATGTTGTAGGGAGAAGATGACAAATTCTTGAAGGATCAACTTTTGCCACATAAATTCGAAGAGGCATGTAGCAAATCCAGCGTTCCTCTCCTCCTGCGATTGCAGCCTGGATATGATCACTCCTACTTTTTCATTTCCACCTTCATCGATGATCACATCCGCCATCACTCTCAAGCCCTTAAGCTGTAACTGGGAAAAGCGTTTACTTAATCTCAGAGATGCTTCAGGAGCGATGTCTGAACATTGCGGTGTTCATATAGAATCTGTATTGTGTTCTACTGGGAGAAAGTAAGACAGAAATGTTGCGAGAGAAGCTCTAGTAATAAAGCCATTTGTGGTTGTGTGAATTGTACGTTATGAAGGTTGAGTTTTTACAAGGTTTAATGGTTTCTGAGAACTGTGTGGATTGTTGAAGTATTTGACAATGTGCTTCGGCTGGGCATTTGTTACTCATACCGGAGTAGGGCAACTCCAAAATAAGAAGTGTTGATGTCCAAATATATGCATGCAGGCAGTTAAACAGACTAATTTTGGGATGCAATCCATTCAAAAGTTCAAAGACTTTGCAATGCATgtgattacaaattttttttaaagaaaatgccatatacatatacatcaTTCCCTCAATAATTCCTGGATACAGCAAATGTGTTACGTACTGAAATTTATTACGCAATAGAATAAACCTTTCGGGCAGGCTTCTAGCTCCCAACCGTATTTGAGTCCAAGAAtagttaaaataatagaataacaatatatttctcAGGTATTCATATACAATggacctatttatactaatttactAATATCTATAATAATTAACCTACCAAAAGTATACTAACTATACAAGGTAATGATATATTATGATATACATAATTTCTTTATGCTAATTTAGGCACAATATTAACTCTCTCCACTAATTAAGTTGCATTGTGCCATCCTAATTATCCTACTaattctacaaatataattaattcttcCTAATTAAgctatataattacatttaaggGTGTATCAAAATGTTATAATAgtttgtatacatacatatatagatactagttttttcacgcGCTTTGCTCGAATaggataatgcccaatatttatttttaaataagtactccaaagtatatcaatacaagattatataggagatgttcatgcatatgtaattgaatgttaaacttcaaagtatataaatgcaagataatatatgagagattgattataattgtcactaagataaatgtttgcaattttgtaaaaatgatagtcAAAATACTTGGTCTAtagtataaataattttatatatatctaaaagaggatatatatatatacttataattGATTCACATTACCATAAATCTTAAATACTTATAATTTTACTGTGAAAAGGGGGAGAgagcaattaaaattttaaaacccaaaaattttcaaaaactgcCCCCATGCAGGATCGAACTACAGACCTTCAGTTTACAAGACTgacgctctaccactgagccaTAGGGGCACGGGCGAAAGGTTCTCCAAATATTTAGAATTTAATTGGGCGGTCATATGAATATATGGTTACCTCCTTCTGATATAAAACGAAACCCTACTAGTCGCATCCTTTATCTTCCTTATCTTTGGAACGCTAAGTTGAACTGCCAAAATCTCCAGAGGCCAAGAATGGCGGCGAAGTACGATCTGACGCCGCGCATAGCACCGCAACTCGATCGGCACCTGGTGTTCCCCTTGCTTGAGTTTCTGCAGGAGCGCCAACTCTACGCCGATGAGGATATTCTCAAGGCCAAGATTGAGCTTCTCAACGATACCAACATGGTTGATTATGCTATGGACATACACAAGTCCCTCTATCACACTGAAGATGTCCCACAAGGTATTCAGCATTCCCCTTCTgcctaaatatttaatatgtatatgtttgcTATGCTTGATAATCAGTTAGATGTTCTACCTTTTCTGTAGCTAATTTGGTAGGTTTTTTGACCGTCTGAGCAATTTACTTTTGAATTGTTTTTTCCCTAATGTTTGCTTAAAAGTTCTGGTCTTTTTTATATTTCGCTATTTTTTCCCTGCTTTGCTTGCAACGGGCTACGTAGTTGCACATTAGGTTTctgattttcttttttaggtttcaataaattgttactccgtattttagaTTCATTGATAATGAGCATTCTGATGTGTTTCTTGTTGTCTTGGTCCAAATATTATACATCtgatttattattttgcttAAAGAGTGTTTTGATGAATAAATCTGAAATCAATATCATGAATTATGGCAGATTAGCCCTTCTcatatgtttattatatttggCAGTTGGCAAAAATGCTTCAAGCTTCTAATAATTacatatgttttttatttaggactgtattgttttgatttttaggGATTCTTTATACAAAGCTTATGTTGCTGACATCTGTCTGTACTTCTCCTGAGAATAATATTATGCATGTTAGTTAGCAAACATAGCTTTATATTCTATTATGATAGATGAGTGTTTCTATACAGAAATGGTGGATCGAAGAGTTGAGGTTGTTGCAAGGTTGAAGGCACTAGAGGAGGGTGCTGCCCCGTTGGTTCAATTTTTGCAGAATGCAAATGCAGTTCAAGAGTTAAGAGCTGACAAACAGCATAATCTTCAATTACTCAATGATCGATATCAGGTAAATAGGATTGAATATTGAAAATTTGATTTGATGTACCAGCACTTAATTTATAGATTAGGTTTTTTTGAGGTTTGAGACTATCAGTCTATGATATCAAGTTATCAATGATTGAATCGCTGCAAGGGAGTATGTAACTTGTTagaagaatttttattttttttttctgatttaaAAAAAGGTTGAGGCATAGAATTTAGATGCCCACATTTGAACCAGTTAAACAATGAATATAAATTTTCAGTTCTTATGATCATTGTCATATGTGAAAGCATTAAATTGTCATCAGTCTCATGATACATTTATAAACCAATTATTCAGTAAAGCTCTTATATTTCCTGCCACCATTAATGTTTACAATTGTTTCTGTCAGATTGGTCCAGAGCAGATAGAGGCACTGTATCAGTATGCCAAATTTCAGTTTGAATGTGGTAATTATTCTGGTGCTGCTGATTATCTGTATCAGTACCGGGCTCTTTGCACAAACAGTGACAGAAGCCTTAGTGCATTGTGGGGAAAGCTAGCTGCTGAGATATTAATGCAGAATTGGGATATTGCCCTTGAGGAACTAAATCGCTTGAAGGAAATTATTGACTCAAAGGTAATATCTtatcttgattttattttctataaaagTCTCATAGATGTTTTCTTTATCACTTGGTTAGTCTTCTGGTGAGAGGGTGAATTTACAAATTGTGGTCTTGCAGAGTTTTTCAACACCGTTACATCAAGTTCATAGCAGAATTTGGTTAATGCATTGGAGTttgttcatcttcttcaaccatGACAATGGAAGGACCCAAATCATTGACTTGTTTAACCAGGACAAGTATGCTCACTTGGTTTATCTGTTCCCTTTTTTCATGTCACTGAACTTATTTATCCTTGCCTCTTATCTGCTTTACACACACACATCTTTTGCTTTCTGACCCTGTTAGATACTTAGATTTGTCTTATACTGAATCAGCATGCCTTTAGGAATTTGGTATATATTGCTAAATGTGCTGCTTAGTTTTACCCAAAGTCAAAATTCTTTTAGACTAATCGAATCCAGACCTAAAATTTGATAATCAAGTTTTCCCCGGCCTCTATAATTGACGATCTTCCAATTTGTGTATAAACTTAAAATTGCTATGGATGGCTTTAAACATTTAtctaatatgaaaaaattactTCTAGGTACTTGAATGCCATTCAAACAAATGCACCTCATCTACTGCGTTATCTGGCAACTGCATTCATTGTCAACAAAAGAAGACGACCTCAGTTTAAAGATTTTATAAAGGTTATTCAGCCAGAGCAGTACTCTTATGCAGACCCCATCACTGAGTTTTTGGCCTGTGTTTATGTCAATTATGACTTCGATGCAGCACAGCAAAAGATGAAAGAGTGTGAAGAGGTGAAATATTCATTTCAAGGAAGCTTTATACTTGGATGTTTGATTTTTATcttgaatttatatttattaataatctttctaatatatcattttccCCCTTTTCCTGTTCATTTATGTTGCCAGGTAATTTTGAATGATCCATTCTTGGGCAAAAGAGTTGAAGAGGGCAATTTTTCAACTGTGCCTTTGAGGGATGAATTCCTAGAAAATGCTCGCCTTTTTATCTTTGAGACCTACTGCCGCATTCATCAGCGTATTGACATGGGGTATGTAACAAATGCTTCTTTTTTACCACTTAAAAATCCTTTGCAATCATCATCTCTGCTCCACCAAACATTATTGATTTATCGGCACTAGACAAGCTCTTAAATGCTGGAAATCTTAATGTGTTTTTATCAACCAAAACTAGATGATATCAGGAgctattattttataaatattacatccCCTTTATAAACTCTTTATATTCCTTCCATTCTAATAATAGTACATGGGGCATAATACTTGACATTATTTGTTACAGGGTTCTTGCtgagaaattaaatttgaattatgaGGATGCGGAGAGATGGATTGTGAATCTTATCAGGACTTCCAAGCTCGATGCTAAAATTGATTCCGAAACTGGAACTGTTATAATGGAACCTACCCATCCCAATGTGTAAGTTCAATAGGAAAAAGTAGATAGTGATTCGATTCATATTTAACCTACTAACAATTCTATGATTGTttcttatttactttttttttttttggaatcatACACAGTTATGAGCAACTAATTGATCATACAAAAGCTCTTTCTGGACGGACATACAAGTTGGTGAGTCAGCTTCTTGAGCATGCTCAGTCACAAGCACAGGCGACTAGATAGTTTTGGTATTGAAGTCGAAGGATTGTTTGGTAGTCAATACTCTTTGAAGAgttttgttttggtttaattacttattttaatgCTCTTGTATTTTGTTAGTTTTATGGAATTCCAACTTTTTAAGA
Coding sequences within it:
- the LOC116033192 gene encoding bidirectional sugar transporter SWEET1b-like: MWMELLLQMEVPRKPPPQKNAKVKEKNSLRRKAAAEDSSRKTYTATLTARSKAARGIAATILSIIMYGSPLSIIRLVIKTKSVEFMPFFLSLFVFLCGTSWFIFGLLGKDPFVAIPNGFGRGLGAVQLILYAIYCDKKSFPDGSGKMVGVDGKPSGEDIQLGIRMGQNQSKEDLV
- the LOC116002011 gene encoding S-formylglutathione hydrolase, encoding METKPSEISSSKMFGGFNKRYKHYSPTLGCSMTFHIYFPPSPSPSHKFPVLYWLSGLTCTDENFIAKSGAQRVASSEGVALIAPDTSPRGLNVEGESDSWDFGVGAGFYLNATQEKWKNWRMYDYVVKELPGLLSEHFPQLDTSRASIFGHSMGGHGALTIYLKNLDKYKSVSAFSPIVNPVNCPWGQKAFTNYLGENKADWEQYDATCLVSSGANLSASILIDQGEDDKFLKDQLLPHKFEEACSKSSVPLLLRLQPGYDHSYFFISTFIDDHIRHHSQALKL
- the LOC115999560 gene encoding eukaryotic translation initiation factor 3 subunit E encodes the protein MAAKYDLTPRIAPQLDRHLVFPLLEFLQERQLYADEDILKAKIELLNDTNMVDYAMDIHKSLYHTEDVPQEMVDRRVEVVARLKALEEGAAPLVQFLQNANAVQELRADKQHNLQLLNDRYQIGPEQIEALYQYAKFQFECGNYSGAADYLYQYRALCTNSDRSLSALWGKLAAEILMQNWDIALEELNRLKEIIDSKSFSTPLHQVHSRIWLMHWSLFIFFNHDNGRTQIIDLFNQDKYLNAIQTNAPHLLRYLATAFIVNKRRRPQFKDFIKVIQPEQYSYADPITEFLACVYVNYDFDAAQQKMKECEEVILNDPFLGKRVEEGNFSTVPLRDEFLENARLFIFETYCRIHQRIDMGVLAEKLNLNYEDAERWIVNLIRTSKLDAKIDSETGTVIMEPTHPNVYEQLIDHTKALSGRTYKLVSQLLEHAQSQAQATR